Sequence from the Penaeus vannamei isolate JL-2024 chromosome 25, ASM4276789v1, whole genome shotgun sequence genome:
tccttttttccattagtTTACTTGTGAGTGTACTTGGGTTACTAAATGTGTCCAAGAGGAAAGGCaaactctttgtttgttttttgggaaaTTAGTGTTTGAGTGAGTCGGCCGTCACGGATCGCTGCTGAAATTATCATCGACCaaaccttgttttttttctctcctcattttttattttgttccttttttttcttctatttttagatttattaCTGGCTACTGTCTAcgaaatgatatatgtatttcatatacatgagatatatttagacatatatttaAGCATACACGAACGTGAACATGCACTCACATTGTAATAAATTCTTGAGtagatcaataaaataaatagaaattattTGAGTACTATGTCTATATGAACGCAGCAGAACTTTTTTGTCAATGTTTATACTGCGTTTAtaatttgttattcatattataataTAGGGAATAAAtgatccaagagagagagagagaaaaaaaaaaaaaaaaaaaaactctgtagtagtattatatgataataaacataatgaaataGAAGTCTTTCTGATGAAATAATTGCaaaataaggggaagaggaagagggggggaaaaaaaagaagtgtcAATAGTGAGACAAGCCGATCTACTCATTCTATCCATTGACATTAATTTAATATATTTTCTGCTTTCAGTATGAACAACCGGCCACGTTACAGATCAATGGAGCTCACTTTGCCACCCCGGGAACGTACCACCAGTACTGACAGCTTGATAGAAGATGGTACAAAACGCAGGTCTTCTTCTCGAGCCATTAAAAGGCCAAAGTTTGATGATGAGCTTGTGGAGTCGAGTCTTGGGGGTCAGAGCTCTACACCCATAAGCAAGATACGCACTCGTAATCCTTCCCTTTCTACAGCGTCAGACTGCTCTGTGTCATTACCACCAACTCCGTCTGTAACCTCAGATGTCCGTAAACGTTTATCATCAAAGTCTTCCAGCAAACGAGCAAGAAAGGGACGAGGGTCTCAGTCCATAGTAACAAAAGATCTTGGACGTTGGAAACCGACTGATGACCTGAGTCTTATTATTGGGGTTCAGCAAACTTGTGACTTGGTCACTGTACACAGGGGTGTCAAGTTTTCATGCAAGTTCACCCTTGCCGAAGTACAGGAACGCTGGTATGCTTTGCTGTATGATCCAACTGTGTCCAGAATTGCTCAACAGGCCATGAAGAACCTACATCCTGATCAGGTAATCTCTATACAAAGTTTGCTTTTTAATACTAACTCCTTAAGGGCAATCTGAAATATGCTATAATTTATTAccagtataaaaatatatgtgtaatataactAATATCTTTGTACCTTCTGTAGATACAAGCTGTACAATCACGTGCATTGTACagcaaggcagaagaggaacttCTAGGGGTTATAAAGTCAAACTCAAACCCATTACTCCAGACGTTTGAATCACTCCTACAAGAACATCCCAATGTTTTCTACCCTGCTCGTACAGCCAAGGCCCTCATGGCCCACTGGCACCTCCTGAAGCAGTACCACCTCCTGCCTGATCAAACGGTTCCTCCTCTCAACAAAAATGGTCCTGTGAAGGACTTCTCAGAGGCTGAGCAGCAAGTAAGTGACTGACATGGATATTAAATTTTTTTAGTAattaatttaaatatatttctttgataTTATAGTTGTCAAGAGCAAGTTTTCACATCAATTCTGGTATTCTGACTATTAATTCCACAACAGATCCATGACTCCGAGCTGTATGAAAGTAGCGATGATCTCTTAGAACATGAGCTTGGTGTGGCCAgcagaggaagcaagagagaaatacGGTTACTAGAGGACCAGGTTTCTAAGTGGCAAGTTCTCGTAGACACTGTGACAGGAATCTCTCCACCTGAATTTGATAATCAGACACTTGCTGTTCTGCGTGGCAGATTAGTAAGGTATGTGgatgataatttgataaaatattaaaataagcaTTTTTAGAGAACTTATTTTTGATGTATTTAATAAAATGTGTTTTATAATGGAAAGAGCATGTACATTTTTTAGTATATTATTCTATTACATTGTGTGTAATCTGTCAAGTGTTAAATTGGGGGATTCCATAAtgaaaatggataatgataaataattttaCATAACAGGTATTTAATGAGGTCACGTGAGATCACCCTAGGTCGCAAGGCTGCAGGAGTGAATGTAGATGTTGACCTTTCTCTTGAAGGTCCAGCATGGAAAATATCTCGCAAACaggtactattttttttttcatattgttctaatcctacattttttctttcttttgtagagCATTACAGTATTTGCAAAATCTActacctttttatttatatatatcttgtagaTGGGGAAGCTTAAATAAGTCATTTACTTTCTATTTTATAAATTCCATGGCTTATATTAAAATTTTCTGTGAcattgaatcattattattagttttctttcAATAAATGTTTCTTCAAAATTTTCATTTGTAAGACTTCAGTACCTcaagcaaaatacaaaataatgtaGTATGTTAATtctactttctatatatatggctTCCAGATTTTAAACTGCACTCTCCTTTTTAGGGCATAATCAAGCTGCGGAACACTGGCGACTTCTTAATAGCCAATGAAGGGAAGAGGCCCATATATGTAGATGGTAAACCAGTATTGGCTGGGAACAAGACAAAACTGAACAACAATTCTGTGGTAGAAATAGCATCTCTTAGATTTATCTTCCTAATCAACCTTGATCTCATCAATGTGATACGACAGGAAACCGCCAAACTTAGTGGACACTAATGACAGCCCATCATAGCTTACCTCAGTGATAATTCAAATAGTAAGAAATTaccctcatcacacacacaccatgaaaGGCCCCTCATCAGCAGAATATCATCATGTCACTCGAAGACGGTGCTTCAACTGGTTTAGGAATTGTATGACTAATTATGTACTGTTGCTTATCGTTGAGGTAGATAGTctactttttcccctcccttcaaaaTTTCTCAGATACCAAAGACAATGATGGTCCTCCATTTACTTTTTGAACCAAGAGAAATGATCACAGGTATTTTTCATCAGGGTATAACGGCAAATATGTTCAGTTAGTCTCTCACGTACCATtaattgtgtgtatttgagtggtTGTAGGAATAATTTTAAagtgtatataactatatcttgACATGTAACCAAGTGTTGTgaataattatagcaataccATAATTATGGATAGCTATAAATGAACCTGTCCATCAGAATACATGTGTATGATTTTATGCACTAAACAAAAAGTACCTATGATTACTTGTTTACACATAATTTGATTACATACTTGTAACTATATGAGTACCTGTAATTAAGCGTACCTGTAATTAGTATAATATTCTGTATTTCAGTATTTACCaatatttcccttttctattAAAAGAAAACATAACCATAATGTTTTAATAACCCATACttaaattgaaaaaataattaatttacaTTGCATTACAAATCTGCATCACTACTATCCTTTACATAAGTATATTACTGTTTAGTAAATCAAATGCTATGTAAATAGGCTAAAGGAGTTAACTGaactttctgtatttattttttaattacctCTATCTATTCCTTCTCGGATATTTCCAGGTTAACAAAATTCTGGCATGGGTGTACAAGGCATGACCATTGtgaatttgtttttttaaatgtttttcgcacaaatggctccacaagtacttggTCACCATGGattttattactagtactacctaTTTCATCTGTTtgccctttttcttcatttttggaaatattttttattatactgataattggtaatgttaataatattataatgattataatgtctctcataataataacagcatcgctattaatagcattagttaaaagattaaagataaaaaaaaaaaaaaaaaaaaaaaatccaagaaaggtgaaatcaggtgagcTTACGAGGTCTACTACTTGACCCGATGGTGGCTGAGcccttgtagagccatctatgtataaacacTACATTTTCCTGCCGTCATTGGGTTAAGCATATGAACAAACATtgtaatgaatgtatgtatgtatgattcagTTCTGAGTAATTTTACTGTATGATAATCCAGTTAAAAAACAGCAACTTCCTCTGATATAAAAGTAAAGGAATCAAGATGCAAGGACTTATTCAGAGATTTATTTGCTTATGGGATTTCTCATGTTACAGTCACTGCAATTTGAGTTATTATATCCTATTACCTCATATTATATCAGCACTGCATGAGATTTATAAGACCATATTAAAAATGTTGATGTTCTCATGAAAATCAAAATGGGTGAAAGACGGAAAAAGAGGAAACCTTGGCAATCAAATTAATTTTCTTTAGTTGGTGAAGTCCGAATCCCACACTGTGTTCGTCTACTTCCTTGAAAATAATCTGGTATTGTATCTCATTTAGCAATAAGTAAAGCttcattgttgttttataatGTGCTAAAATTCTAAATACATAGAATACTTCAAAACACAGTAAAAATGAAGTTCATTAATATTCTTGTTAAAATGTCTTTCTTTTATCAAAGTGTACATCTTCACTCTGATACTAACCTACAGTTGACTAATTATAGAGGATTGCATACCAGTGCAGACAAACTAGCTGATCACTGCATTTTATACTTTTTTCAAGAATGGGTTCCTTTCTGAAGGCATTCTCACTAGTATGCCTTCAGTTGATTTAAAACACCTTCAAATGTTCCACAGAGCAATATTTTACTgctcatatgaatataaattttgcCCTGGTGACTTTATGGCAAGAGTACACAAAAGAGGGAACACCTTATACACCAACATATGAGCTGTATAGAACTCTTGCAGGTGCAGTTGTACTTTGTTCACACAGTATAGAGCTTCTGACCAAAATAGCCATTTTTTGTTGAACTTGTGTACTTATTACTTTATGTCTACAACACAatatcccttccttttcttctgtctccccacctccccccaatcTTTACCGACTTTTTTCTTGAAAACAATGTACAAAGATAACTTTTTCTGAGAAACAGACCTTGGGTGAGTACTCTTCAATAAAGCACTACATGTTATGGAAATATTATCATGTGATAATATAATTATCCTTCACTAAACAAATGGCAGACTGAAAATCTTTCCTCAGTCACAACTTCATACATTAAGTATTTCTCAAATGACCAATTACCAGCAGCATCttcataaattgataaaaaatagagCGTGAGTGAAAGAAAGTCCATCACGTATACTGCATGTTCTAATGCTGTTGCTACTGCTTTAAATAAACATGTTGTCTTGTGCTGACTTACCTTGACAATATTGAAGACATCCGCTATCTTAATACCACAGGTGTTGGAGTCATCTACTCTTGTCATGGATCCAAGTGTTGGAGAGTTGATGAGACCTATTGCCAGATCCAATGTTTGTGGGAACACATAGCAACTCTCTGCCATCATTAATCTAtgacagaaagaaaatggatagaaaaaagtTACAATAAAAATGTTAAGCTATATAAAACTTAATTGTTTCCACTGTAGAAAAATTTATTATAAAATGCCAAGCTAAAATTTTCTCCTAGTATTTCTTACCTGTACATAAGGAGCTTCTTTATTAGTCCATCTTTCAGAGTGCCATCTTTTGTCACAGGCCAGATGAAAAGAACGTCTACTTCATCTTCAAGATCTTCACATAAATTAGCATCAATATTAAATTCTTTAAGTGTCTTCTGGACACTCTCCTCTTCTATGTATAATTTACAGTTGGGAAACTCTGACTGCAAGGAAAGGCCAGCTATTGGGAAAGGAGCTGTATCACACACAATAAATGGATCAGGTGCTCTGGCCTTTGATTGCTTCTTTAAGATGACTGATGCTTGCTTAGCTGCAGATAAAAATGCATCAATTGTGCATTCACTGTTTAGAAACATTAGAGTTTCAGCACTTAGGTTTACATAGTCATCTTCATTTGAATTTTCACAAGATACTGATAACTGTATAATACCATTGCAAATGAACTTTATTTCAACCACCTCACTGGCTGTAACCTTTGGTAAATCTTTTACTGGATATACAGCATTTTCCCATAGGGTTGTACATGTTTCTGGATTAGTACTTATGAACTCTTCTTCATTTAAGTATAAATCAAAAGCCAAGACAATAGCATCAGGTACTCCACTCTTTATGCAAGGGATTTCAAGAGTTCGGTCTAGGTCTCCACTCATATGCCTTTCAATATCCTCAAGAGAATTGAAGTTAATGCTTGTTATGGGAATCCAGTTGGATAACAATGTGAATCCTCCTGGCATCTGAGACAACTTCTCTGACATATAAGGTTCTTCATGCTTTACAGACACTCTCTTGCCTTTGAAGAAGGGTAAGTTTGGGTTTCTCAGTTTTGTTTGTCTAGATATATAATCACAGCTAATAAGTGCAATATACACCTCTGCTTTCTGGGGTATAACTTTGCCAAAGAGAGCTGGTGATGGACATGTAACTCTTTCAGATTGATTTGTAATACCAGACCCATGAGTGGAGCTTGGCTGCTCTGCTTGAGTAGAGAGCTCTGATGCTGGCAGTGGTGGCAGAAGGAGATTTTGCCATGCATACTGTAGTGTTGGGAGAATATGCTCTCCCAGCAGTCCAGCATCCACAGTCTCACTCACAACTAGACTGACCCTGTAAAAGATTGGAAAGTAACTTGAAAGAAGTGCttatacaaagagagagggaggggaaatatcaGCTGTCATATTTTAGGGGGCTCTGtacaatatttgtttttatttatttttcaactgAAGAACTAGTCATCATTCCATCTACAAAATTATGTTTCACATTTATTtgctcattaattattatcagacTAATTCATATCCACTTATAATGTGCAATCCACATTTTGCAATAATTTGTTTACAAATCTAACAACCTGTAGTAGAACTAAAGATTGAGAGAGGAGTACAAATTGTTATTCcaacaaagataaaatataatTACCTTTCTGGAATATGAGTTGGAATGGCCAGATTGTTACTATGATGGCTAAGGACTTGAATGTCTGGCAAGTCAAAATTAGCCTGGAGAATGTCACCTGACATTTCACACATAAACCTGTCCATTTCACAAGCATATACCATTCTGGCACCTGCCTGTTTCGCATACATGCTGTGGGATTGGTTGAAATAAGCCatggtgagagagggtgagtttTAATTTTTCAGAAATTCTAATTTATTTAGATGTAGcataattttttaaatatctaAACTTTAGTAACAGCAGTATTTCAGATATCTTCTCTTACATGTAGTTTAATCACAACTTGTATCGAAGTGAATTTCCTTAAGAGTATTTTGATATGAGGAAAATCAGTCTTCTTCAATTCAAAATAAGTGGCCTATTTTCCACCTGTTTAAGATGTTCAGTTTTGGACTAATTTTGTTGCTGGTATGCTTTTGGCTTCAGATCTAACTTTTTTACTTTATCTCATCAATCAAATAATTATACTCTCAACTAACCTGAGTAAGCCAGTGCCTGATCCTATGTCCAATACCACTCCATGCCCCTGGTTGACTGCGGCCTCAATTGCACGCTTGAACACACTATTTCTGTTGACATCATTAAGCATGGGCAGGTGCCAGCGGTCAACAAGTGCATTAGTCAGACGAGCTCGAGTTTCTTGGGCATTCGGATCATGAGTGCAAGCTTTCTGAGCCATGACAGCATAGTTCCAGGCTTCATGAATGTTTCCATTTCTGCAATGAGCCAGGATAAGGAAACTAGTAGCATAAAAGATCACAACCAATTTATTGTAATAAACATTCAGATCTACAGTAGGAaagaatacacatataaatacacaaaatggGGAAGAACCTTTCCACAGGAAGTACACATCATTAAATACATTCTACTCCTTTTTATCAAATCATATGCCATTAGACATATCATCATTCACAATACATAAATTTCTACTCTTCTGTTTAGTATCACAAGGATAATTTTCAGAAATTTAGCTGCCTGACATtaatataaaaatggaaaaattcagagaatgaataatcaaaacaatCACAACACATTTATCCATTTTTACATTTGTTTCTTATCAAACACAAAAATGAGTGCTAAATTAACAAGACACAAAAACATCCTGTAAACAAAACTGTGACATCTACACTAAACTGATGAAACACAACTTCAACCTCTATCTGTTTAATGCTGAATTGACGCACATTTATCTGCTGATACCAAACTTAACAATAAATATCACTGTGTACAACAATGCACTGTACTATTGTATCACTTCTGATAGATGATGCTACATATACCCATGTTTAATAATGAAGAACATCATGATAATCTAAGGAAGTACGAATAAATTCAATAAAAGCAATGCATTTAACTATCCCACTCCATATCTTCATCATACAAAAGCAATATGCACTATAACCAAACAAAAAACTTACCCTGTGTAGAACAACCCTGACCAACATTCACAAAAGGAAACATGGGCAACATAGcatcattaaaacaaaaaaatcaaaatcaaatagaGAGCAATTAGTCATACAATACCGATGAATGAGTCTTTCCCCCTAACTACCTTCCTCGTTACCAAACATGCAACCAGAAGACCTGAATAATCCCAGAATGACTGGAGGATTGTAATTCCTTACCAAACTTGGGTCAAATAGAGACCAGAAGTTCCCtaactgtgtgtgcatgtggaagAGGGAATGAATATGCAGGcagatgagtgtgtgtatgtgttcagtgtatatctgtataatatGTGGAAGTGTTAgcaaggtgtttgtgtgtgtgtggggggggttgcatgggcaagtatacatgtgtgtatctattttcaGTACTGACCAAAATGGGAACTATATGAAAAATTAACTAAACACCAATGGCTGCTCCTGTttaaataacattattatttacaaagcaacagacaaacagagcacTGAATCACACTGGAACTTAGCATTGCAGAAGCTACCAGCTTGCTCAATTCTGACATTGATGACATTACCCCAATGCTCTATACCAGGTCTTAAGTCATCCTCTAAAGCCTCAGGAATACTGAAGGAAAATAATTCAACAGGTGACCCATCAATAGAGCAATTAGCACTAAATTTGAAGACCTTCAGAGGCATGCCAGACAGGCTATTCCCTCCAGACTCTCCCTCCCACCAGTATATATGTGGGTAGCCTAGCATGCACCCAAATATAGTGCTTAGGTTCAAATCCTCCGGTAACTTGACTTGTGCAGCTTTAATTACCCCAGATTTGACACTTGATGATGCCCCACTATTCTGTGGCAAACACTCCATCCCATTCTGTGTAGCAGTTGCTTCTCCTGAGGAGGACATGCCTGTTGGGTCACTCATAACATCATCTGTGGCAGCCCCAAGCTGACTAATGATGGAATTAAGATGTGTACGGAACTGGTCATGGTTTTCACTATTAGCAACTTTAGGATTCTGTCCACTTATGTCAATGAGCCATGTTGGAGAGGCACCAATGATACTCATCAAAGTACGGGTAGTAGCTgcaacattaacaataaatacATCCAAGTCTAGTTCCACTAAAACAAGTTTTGATATCAAAAGACCTTTAACCCGAGCTTGGTTGAGCAGGGCTAGTAAGGCAGAAGTATCTGCTGTACAAACATCCCACAATAGAGAGGGTTTCACACCCTGGTCTACTGCTACAAGCAATGGTGCTACTTCATCACAGTATTGGGCGCCCCGAGAGCCAAGGCACTCCCTGAATAAGACACGCCACGTTTCCAAAGACATTGTCTATGAGTAATCAAAGCTTGGTAACAATCAAATCATAAGCACCAGTATTTCTATCTTTATGACTTTTTCCCTAAGAAAAAAAAGCCCTTCAATTGCTTCAAATGCGTGAGTTTCTTCTAATGATGTGTTAGTACCT
This genomic interval carries:
- the Rcd5 gene encoding microspherule protein 1 isoform X2 translates to MNNRPRYRSMELTLPPRERTTSTDSLIEDGTKRRSSSRAIKRPKFDDELVESSLGGQSSTPISKIRTRNPSLSTASDCSVSLPPTPSVTSDVRKRLSSKSSSKRARKGRGSQSIVTKDLGRWKPTDDLSLIIGVQQTCDLVTVHRGVKFSCKFTLAEVQERWYALLYDPTVSRIAQQAMKNLHPDQIQAVQSRALYSKAEEELLGVIKSNSNPLLQTFESLLQEHPNVFYPARTAKALMAHWHLLKQYHLLPDQTVPPLNKNGPVKDFSEAEQQIHDSELYESSDDLLEHELGVASRGSKREIRLLEDQVSKWQVLVDTVTGISPPEFDNQTLAVLRGRLVRYLMRSREITLGRKAAGVNVDVDLSLEGPAWKISRKQGIIKLRNTGDFLIANEGKRPIYVDGKPVLAGNKTKLNNNSVVEIASLRFIFLINLDLINVIRQETAKLSGH
- the Rcd5 gene encoding microspherule protein 1 isoform X1, with the protein product MGKILHHHRRLLPLFSKLFSHMMSRFVPKSQPMNNRPRYRSMELTLPPRERTTSTDSLIEDGTKRRSSSRAIKRPKFDDELVESSLGGQSSTPISKIRTRNPSLSTASDCSVSLPPTPSVTSDVRKRLSSKSSSKRARKGRGSQSIVTKDLGRWKPTDDLSLIIGVQQTCDLVTVHRGVKFSCKFTLAEVQERWYALLYDPTVSRIAQQAMKNLHPDQIQAVQSRALYSKAEEELLGVIKSNSNPLLQTFESLLQEHPNVFYPARTAKALMAHWHLLKQYHLLPDQTVPPLNKNGPVKDFSEAEQQIHDSELYESSDDLLEHELGVASRGSKREIRLLEDQVSKWQVLVDTVTGISPPEFDNQTLAVLRGRLVRYLMRSREITLGRKAAGVNVDVDLSLEGPAWKISRKQGIIKLRNTGDFLIANEGKRPIYVDGKPVLAGNKTKLNNNSVVEIASLRFIFLINLDLINVIRQETAKLSGH
- the LOC138866482 gene encoding UPF0739 protein C1orf74 homolog; its protein translation is MSLETWRVLFRECLGSRGAQYCDEVAPLLVAVDQGVKPSLLWDVCTADTSALLALLNQARVKGLLISKLVLVELDLDVFIVNVAATTRTLMSIIGASPTWLIDISGQNPKVANSENHDQFRTHLNSIISQLGAATDDVMSDPTGMSSSGEATATQNGMECLPQNSGASSSVKSGVIKAAQVKLPEDLNLSTIFGCMLGYPHIYWWEGESGGNSLSGMPLKVFKFSANCSIDGSPVELFSFSIPEALEDDLRPGIEHWGNVINVRIEQAGSFCNAKFQCDSVLCLSVAL
- the LOC113820721 gene encoding protein arginine N-methyltransferase 9 — translated: MPGGPGSRHLFNGRSKPQVVSGYQVAERHLQSFEVCCQRGQIGKAFSHLSLALCILPHIKEQYYSRYLDIFERWSATVEENNGFQQAMTIFEVALTRYPESPDIHHLLAKTLYRNGNIHEAWNYAVMAQKACTHDPNAQETRARLTNALVDRWHLPMLNDVNRNSVFKRAIEAAVNQGHGVVLDIGSGTGLLSMYAKQAGARMVYACEMDRFMCEMSGDILQANFDLPDIQVLSHHSNNLAIPTHIPERVSLVVSETVDAGLLGEHILPTLQYAWQNLLLPPLPASELSTQAEQPSSTHGSGITNQSERVTCPSPALFGKVIPQKAEVYIALISCDYISRQTKLRNPNLPFFKGKRVSVKHEEPYMSEKLSQMPGGFTLLSNWIPITSINFNSLEDIERHMSGDLDRTLEIPCIKSGVPDAIVLAFDLYLNEEEFISTNPETCTTLWENAVYPVKDLPKVTASEVVEIKFICNGIIQLSVSCENSNEDDYVNLSAETLMFLNSECTIDAFLSAAKQASVILKKQSKARAPDPFIVCDTAPFPIAGLSLQSEFPNCKLYIEEESVQKTLKEFNIDANLCEDLEDEVDVLFIWPVTKDGTLKDGLIKKLLMYRLMMAESCYVFPQTLDLAIGLINSPTLGSMTRVDDSNTCGIKIADVFNIVKTQHHLDTPLEALPHSPIIQDPILVTRLSLITADTKAAGHMEEIRSSTSDSMLVLGGEIVQYRTEITIPEASTITGLPYWFIMSGASSATHSESLERAESIAPQAMVPESHVPSPAITLSSRGLDSPCNQSILMLEEPLSVAGNERVTLKVNWREGVFGASVQTVH